A stretch of the Flavobacterium sp. 5 genome encodes the following:
- a CDS encoding PRTRC system ThiF family protein: MNTEKLKVHFTDNYLINPTNPIAVNLIGAGGTGSKVLTALMEMNHSLIELGHTGLRVCLWDDDIVTTANLGRQRFAESETGLYKSVALINRANRFSGTNWKAETVKFEKDSLGRIPEEAQATIYITCVDNVQARFGVAEILSEISSRRHHRDEPKYWLDFGNSQHTGQVLLSTIGNIHQPDSEKYETVASLPMITEEFGELLKQSEQEDDTPSCSLAEALEKQDLFINSSLTQMGCSLLWNLFRYGMTPYRGFFHNLKDFRTHPIKVA; the protein is encoded by the coding sequence ATGAATACCGAGAAACTAAAAGTACATTTTACAGATAACTATCTGATAAACCCCACCAATCCCATTGCGGTAAACTTAATCGGTGCAGGTGGTACAGGCTCAAAGGTTTTGACCGCTTTAATGGAAATGAACCACAGCTTAATCGAATTGGGACACACAGGCTTACGTGTCTGTCTATGGGATGATGATATTGTGACCACTGCCAATTTAGGAAGACAGCGTTTTGCTGAAAGTGAAACAGGGTTATACAAATCCGTTGCACTCATCAACCGTGCAAACCGCTTTTCAGGGACAAATTGGAAAGCCGAAACCGTAAAGTTTGAAAAGGACAGTTTGGGCAGAATACCCGAAGAAGCACAGGCAACTATTTACATCACCTGCGTGGACAATGTACAGGCGAGGTTTGGTGTTGCTGAAATACTCAGTGAAATAAGCAGCCGCAGACACCACAGGGACGAACCGAAATATTGGTTGGATTTTGGCAACAGCCAGCATACAGGACAAGTTTTGCTATCCACCATAGGAAACATTCACCAACCCGATTCGGAAAAATACGAAACGGTGGCAAGCCTGCCAATGATTACCGAAGAATTTGGAGAATTATTGAAGCAGTCCGAACAAGAGGACGACACGCCAAGTTGCAGTTTAGCGGAAGCATTGGAGAAACAGGATTTGTTTATCAATTCCTCTCTAACCCAGATGGGCTGTTCGCTTTTATGGAACTTGTTTCGATATGGTATGACGCCGTACAGGGGCTTTTTCCACAATCTGAAGGACTTTCGTACCCACCCCATAAAAGTCGCCTGA
- a CDS encoding DUF932 domain-containing protein yields the protein MAHNINFNEKTGNYSFFSVNQKAWHGLGQIVEDYPTSSEAIKQAGLDYEVAKSPLYTKGSGIIETANGIEIGSSELEVPNYYANIRTDNNAVLGVVGKDYHIVQNREAFNFFDAIVGGGEGIMYETAGALGQGERIFITAKLPDYIRVGNGDDVTEKYIFLTTSHDGSGSITAAFTPIRIVCQNTLNASLRSMTNVVRIKHTSGAKQRIENAHKIMGLANTLSTQLEGIFNEWVKVKVTDREVRKLIQLALCPNKETLDLLKKGAEDEVSTVFKNVVQDAFAYAMTSDTQQMDTTKGTLFGAYNAVTGYYQNVRSYKDDEAKLQSIVMGGTAQLKSQKAFELCTSFATDGAEILNLN from the coding sequence ATGGCACATAATATCAATTTCAACGAGAAAACAGGAAACTATTCATTCTTTAGCGTAAACCAAAAAGCGTGGCATGGTTTAGGGCAAATTGTAGAGGACTACCCAACAAGTTCGGAAGCCATAAAACAGGCAGGCTTAGACTATGAAGTGGCTAAAAGTCCGCTATATACCAAAGGCTCAGGAATCATTGAAACGGCAAACGGTATCGAAATAGGCAGTAGTGAACTGGAAGTACCCAACTATTACGCCAATATCCGTACCGATAACAATGCCGTATTGGGTGTGGTTGGCAAAGACTACCACATCGTACAAAACCGTGAGGCATTCAATTTCTTTGATGCTATTGTAGGGGGTGGCGAAGGCATAATGTATGAAACCGCAGGGGCATTGGGACAGGGCGAACGCATATTTATCACAGCCAAACTGCCCGATTATATCCGAGTGGGTAATGGCGATGATGTTACGGAAAAGTACATTTTCCTAACCACTTCCCACGATGGCAGTGGAAGCATAACAGCAGCCTTCACCCCTATCCGCATTGTTTGCCAAAATACCCTTAATGCCTCGCTTCGCAGTATGACCAACGTAGTGCGTATCAAACATACTTCGGGAGCAAAACAGCGTATTGAGAACGCCCACAAGATTATGGGATTGGCGAATACCCTAAGCACACAGTTAGAGGGCATCTTCAATGAGTGGGTTAAGGTAAAGGTTACTGACCGAGAAGTAAGAAAGCTAATCCAATTGGCGCTTTGCCCGAACAAGGAAACATTGGATTTGCTTAAAAAGGGTGCGGAAGATGAAGTTTCCACAGTGTTTAAAAATGTGGTGCAAGATGCCTTTGCATACGCTATGACAAGCGACACTCAACAAATGGACACCACCAAAGGTACATTGTTCGGGGCGTACAATGCTGTAACAGGCTACTACCAAAATGTACGCAGTTACAAGGATGATGAAGCCAAGTTACAAAGTATTGTAATGGGTGGAACGGCACAGCTAAAGTCGCAAAAGGCTTTTGAACTATGCACCTCATTTGCAACAGACGGAGCGGAAATCTTAAACCTTAATTAA
- a CDS encoding single-stranded DNA-binding protein, with product MNIIGRVTKDAQVRTLSNSRQVVNFSVAINDSYRNKAGERIEQTTYFDCAYWLNSKVANILTKGTLVELTGRVSARGWTGNNGEVYAGLNFNTSQIKTHGGGKKSETVQATTGTTTNKPENDLPF from the coding sequence ATGAACATTATCGGAAGAGTGACAAAAGATGCGCAGGTACGCACATTGTCAAACAGCAGACAAGTAGTGAATTTTTCAGTTGCCATCAATGACAGCTACCGAAATAAAGCGGGCGAACGTATTGAGCAGACAACCTACTTTGATTGTGCTTATTGGCTTAACTCAAAAGTAGCAAACATACTCACGAAAGGTACTCTTGTGGAACTCACGGGCAGAGTAAGTGCAAGAGGATGGACAGGCAATAACGGAGAAGTGTACGCAGGTCTGAACTTCAACACCTCGCAAATCAAAACGCATGGTGGCGGTAAAAAATCGGAAACGGTACAGGCTACCACAGGAACAACCACTAACAAGCCAGAGAACGACCTCCCATTTTAA
- a CDS encoding PRTRC system protein C — translation MLLATQLERVFILKDKGQDIRLTDPEPRWSVEAVLNFYANTYPILTTAKVSAPIIRDDRIEYKLESVMGTKG, via the coding sequence ATGTTATTAGCAACACAATTAGAAAGAGTATTTATACTTAAAGATAAAGGACAGGACATCAGACTAACCGACCCCGAACCACGTTGGAGTGTGGAAGCGGTATTGAATTTTTATGCCAATACGTATCCCATACTAACCACGGCAAAAGTATCTGCCCCAATTATCCGTGATGATAGGATAGAATACAAATTGGAAAGCGTAATGGGGACAAAAGGTTAA
- a CDS encoding type II toxin-antitoxin system HipA family toxin — protein MSTNKTDIYVYAHWKEMSEPKIIGILSAQQAKSKKTFSFKYDNEWLKSEQKFILDPDIQLYGGPQYPNQKENFGIFLDSMPDTWGRTLMKRREAQLARENNEKPKTLYDIDFLLGVYDESRMGALRFKTNPEEDFLDNNKTASTPPWSSIRELQNAAANFENDDDNDEVKKWLSVLMAPGSSLGGARPKANVLDADKSLWIAKFPSKTDTTDKAAWEFLAYQLAINAGIEMTPCRIEKIMGNYHTFFTKRFDRENGERIHFASAMTMTRNNEDTIRDNPASYLDIAEFISNYGTNIETNLHQLWRRIIFNIAISNTDDHLRNHGFILTKEGWILSPAYDLNPSIDKDGLALNIDTDNNDLDFELAKNVGEYFRLNKQQMETIIQEVLKVTSNWRTIAKEIGIPRSEQELMEKAFHV, from the coding sequence ATGTCCACCAACAAAACCGACATATACGTTTACGCACATTGGAAAGAAATGTCTGAACCAAAAATCATTGGTATACTATCGGCACAACAAGCCAAAAGTAAAAAAACATTCAGCTTTAAATACGATAACGAGTGGCTTAAATCAGAACAAAAATTTATACTCGACCCGGACATTCAATTATACGGTGGTCCACAATACCCAAACCAGAAAGAAAACTTTGGCATATTCCTAGACAGCATGCCCGACACTTGGGGACGTACACTAATGAAACGAAGAGAAGCTCAGTTAGCAAGAGAAAATAATGAAAAACCTAAAACACTGTACGATATTGATTTTCTTTTAGGAGTATACGATGAAAGCCGTATGGGAGCATTGCGTTTTAAAACAAACCCCGAAGAAGATTTTCTAGACAACAATAAAACAGCTTCTACTCCACCATGGTCATCCATTCGTGAATTGCAAAACGCAGCGGCTAATTTTGAAAATGACGATGATAATGATGAAGTAAAAAAATGGTTATCCGTTTTAATGGCTCCAGGTTCCTCATTAGGCGGAGCAAGACCAAAAGCCAATGTCCTTGATGCAGATAAAAGTCTTTGGATTGCCAAATTTCCATCTAAAACAGATACAACAGATAAAGCAGCCTGGGAATTTCTAGCCTATCAACTGGCAATAAATGCTGGAATAGAAATGACACCATGCCGAATAGAAAAAATAATGGGTAACTACCACACCTTTTTTACAAAACGTTTTGACCGGGAAAACGGAGAAAGAATTCACTTTGCATCCGCCATGACAATGACCAGAAATAATGAAGATACTATCCGGGATAATCCAGCAAGTTATTTAGATATAGCTGAATTCATTAGCAACTACGGAACAAACATTGAGACTAATTTACACCAGCTATGGCGCAGAATAATCTTCAATATTGCCATTTCTAACACAGATGACCATTTAAGAAATCACGGATTCATACTAACCAAAGAAGGCTGGATACTATCCCCGGCCTATGACCTGAATCCCTCTATCGACAAAGACGGTTTAGCCTTAAACATAGACACAGATAACAATGATCTTGATTTTGAATTGGCAAAAAACGTCGGAGAATATTTTCGTCTAAACAAACAACAAATGGAAACCATTATACAGGAAGTGCTCAAGGTAACAAGCAACTGGAGAACAATAGCTAAAGAGATAGGAATCCCCAGAAGCGAACAAGAATTGATGGAGAAAGCATTCCACGTTTAG
- a CDS encoding PRTRC system protein E has product MNTNFFNQIAQMGITGDLQLTISKGIENNLIVSIILQNEQCGDNAKQLIPPLNLRGTAEELDEGFFQQITTPLQTASGLMINMEAFMKQLEEAKKQSAMEKEKGEKEKKEQEAKDKKFKEGMAKADELEKEGKFRDAWMKVPEMTEFPEKADEIRKRKSELSDKFSSTGLFATEQPNV; this is encoded by the coding sequence ATGAACACAAATTTTTTCAATCAGATAGCACAAATGGGCATTACAGGAGATTTACAACTCACTATTTCAAAGGGCATAGAAAACAACCTTATTGTTTCTATAATACTTCAAAACGAACAATGCGGAGATAACGCAAAACAACTAATACCACCACTTAATCTTAGAGGAACGGCAGAAGAATTGGACGAGGGATTTTTTCAGCAGATAACAACTCCTTTGCAAACCGCTTCAGGTTTAATGATAAATATGGAAGCCTTTATGAAACAGTTGGAAGAAGCTAAAAAGCAATCGGCAATGGAAAAGGAAAAAGGCGAAAAAGAGAAAAAGGAACAGGAAGCCAAAGACAAGAAATTTAAAGAAGGAATGGCAAAAGCGGATGAATTGGAAAAAGAAGGCAAATTCCGTGATGCATGGATGAAAGTACCCGAAATGACGGAGTTCCCCGAAAAGGCTGACGAGATACGAAAACGCAAATCGGAACTATCAGACAAATTTTCTTCAACAGGTTTGTTTGCAACAGAGCAACCTAATGTTTAA
- a CDS encoding PRTRC system protein B gives MNNANDITENFGTLYHPKSALVFYQTKGTNADIYVEHFDMDKNGNPVNAHPLTVNEAKVLAKALHTDKEKDKAFLKPKGILPTNILHINPSEKGTVLWYTKAQEQQFFFVNGLGIPNGKAYVPPMLWYASKNSLAVFALTTDRRPTEKTPLYFAPFFNIYEDGKVCMGTVSIDIKNSASVEEFISAWEDYFFNSYFSHLLGKQNPIKGNCVSLWKKLIETNETFPKDVLKKNNKTLKNIL, from the coding sequence ATGAACAACGCAAACGACATAACCGAGAATTTCGGAACGCTGTACCACCCAAAATCCGCATTGGTTTTTTACCAAACCAAAGGAACGAACGCCGATATATATGTGGAGCATTTTGATATGGACAAAAACGGAAATCCTGTCAATGCCCATCCACTGACCGTAAATGAAGCTAAAGTGCTGGCAAAGGCGTTACACACCGACAAAGAAAAGGACAAAGCCTTTTTAAAGCCAAAAGGAATTTTGCCGACCAATATACTGCATATCAATCCGAGCGAAAAAGGCACGGTGCTTTGGTACACCAAAGCACAGGAACAGCAATTCTTTTTTGTGAACGGCTTGGGCATACCCAACGGCAAAGCATATGTACCGCCAATGCTTTGGTATGCCAGTAAAAACAGCCTTGCTGTATTTGCTCTTACTACTGACAGAAGACCAACAGAAAAGACACCATTGTATTTTGCTCCTTTCTTCAACATTTATGAAGATGGCAAAGTATGTATGGGAACAGTAAGCATAGATATTAAAAATTCCGCTTCCGTGGAGGAATTTATAAGTGCTTGGGAAGACTACTTTTTTAACAGTTATTTCAGCCATTTATTAGGAAAACAAAATCCCATAAAAGGGAATTGCGTAAGCCTTTGGAAAAAGCTGATTGAAACAAACGAAACCTTTCCTAAAGATGTATTAAAAAAGAACAACAAAACCCTTAAAAATATTTTGTGA
- a CDS encoding EamA family transporter, with the protein MWWIFALLSAFFAALTAIFAKIGIKGVDTDLATAIRTVIILILAWGIAFFRGGTNTIHLLTKQNLIFLCLSGIATGLSWIFYFRALQIGKVSQVAPVDKISVAIAIILSVFFLNEKISPLGIIGVVMIIGGTIIIIYS; encoded by the coding sequence ATGTGGTGGATATTTGCTTTACTTTCTGCTTTCTTCGCGGCGCTCACTGCGATTTTTGCTAAAATAGGAATCAAAGGAGTTGATACCGATTTAGCTACTGCTATTAGAACTGTTATAATTCTAATCCTGGCCTGGGGAATTGCCTTTTTTAGAGGAGGTACCAATACTATTCATTTATTAACAAAGCAAAATCTGATTTTTTTATGTTTATCAGGAATCGCAACCGGACTCTCGTGGATATTTTACTTCAGAGCTTTACAAATTGGAAAAGTCTCTCAGGTAGCGCCAGTTGATAAAATAAGTGTTGCGATCGCTATAATTTTATCAGTATTTTTTTTGAATGAAAAGATAAGTCCTCTTGGAATTATAGGTGTTGTTATGATCATTGGAGGTACTATTATAATTATATACAGTTAA
- a CDS encoding phosphatase PAP2 family protein, which yields MKYLCVLAALLSTHFLIAQNSVTDTIVVKDTVRNLKFNYKQLIIPGVLIGYGFIGLNSDQLKSFNSEIQEEVNEHIDNKVTIDDFAQYAPAAAVYALNAFGDKGKNNLKDRSIILASSYLMMSVTVLALKDITKVERPDGSSNNSFPSGHTATAFAGAEFLWQEYKDKSIWYGISGYIVATGTGVFRIVNNRHWLTDVAAGAGIGILSTKVAYWIYPYVNRKLFSTKAKENKVSSMIMPYYNGKQLGCGLVMQF from the coding sequence ATGAAATACTTGTGTGTACTCGCGGCATTGCTGTCAACTCATTTTTTAATAGCACAAAACAGTGTAACAGATACAATTGTGGTGAAAGACACAGTGCGAAATTTGAAATTTAATTATAAACAATTAATTATTCCCGGTGTATTAATTGGTTATGGATTTATAGGTCTTAACAGTGATCAGCTCAAAAGTTTTAACTCTGAGATCCAAGAAGAAGTGAATGAGCATATCGATAACAAGGTTACGATTGATGACTTTGCACAATACGCCCCAGCGGCAGCTGTTTATGCACTAAACGCATTTGGTGATAAAGGAAAAAACAACCTTAAAGACCGATCAATTATTTTAGCAAGTTCTTATCTTATGATGAGTGTTACAGTACTTGCTTTAAAAGATATTACCAAGGTAGAAAGACCAGATGGCTCTTCTAACAATTCGTTTCCTTCCGGGCATACTGCAACTGCTTTTGCCGGAGCTGAGTTTCTTTGGCAGGAATACAAAGATAAGTCCATTTGGTATGGAATAAGCGGTTATATTGTGGCTACAGGAACGGGTGTTTTTAGAATTGTCAATAATAGACACTGGTTGACTGATGTGGCTGCTGGAGCGGGGATAGGAATACTAAGTACGAAAGTGGCGTACTGGATTTATCCTTACGTCAATAGAAAACTTTTCAGCACTAAAGCTAAAGAAAACAAGGTTTCTTCGATGATAATGCCTTATTACAACGGAAAACAATTGGGCTGCGGTTTAGTGATGCAATTCTGA
- a CDS encoding outer membrane beta-barrel family protein: protein MRYFILSLFLLFSFTAVAQLSIVKGKITGKVIDSETKLPIEMAIVSIYRIGETSAFYDLSTDRNGVFSINNLLNGDYRITIDFISYQTLVLNSVIIKPTAIAVNLGNVLLVSSSNELDEVKIVAKTATLQNKIDKMVYNTSNDLTSQGGVATDVLKKIPMVSIDIDGNVELQGNTNIRFLINGKSSSIFGASVSEALQSIPASQIKSVEVITSPGAKYDASGTGGIINIVLKESKIQGINSSINLSAGTRLENGSFNLNARKGNFGVGIYFSGNKQLKTITKSSSDRVSYNIAKDSIDRLYQNGVSPFTRSGYQTGVNFNWSITEKNELTATLGYNYFANNTSGMISQNQISSLSDGTIFSEIISERNATSNFKNKATDWSLGYKKAFEKEDQELNVLITSSYGRSANGAGQQTSYQDAAYSTSGLQSTNPGQDHQVELSLDFVRPIVKGFTLDIGSKIALEDINNNVVTDTLAVDGSYVNNQGQTYGFKYKRNIYAAYLSSTFSLFNNFLVGNAGLRYERTNTTANFVRVTIPDYNIFAPSFTVQHQFSDDNSIKFAYNYRIERPDYEELNPFFNISDPHNISVGNPFLKPEISNRYELGYNKNFNNGANLYLSGYYRYNTDDIQPLTTFHSTLTINGTDYTDVTLTQRYNIGSQTNIGASVFGSISVYEKLNLRSTIEFGERTNTAPGLGSVSGFVYRANLNLSYQFEPTMMGEIFGNYRSSQKNLRGERPASFLYNIAVRKQFLNKNASVGITMTNPFSKYLNQRSTSYGESFNQVNVKEVPVQSFGISFSYKFGKLEFKKGESNESNGQPEPAF, encoded by the coding sequence ATGCGTTATTTTATACTAAGCCTTTTTCTTTTGTTCTCATTTACAGCTGTTGCACAATTGTCTATTGTAAAAGGTAAAATTACAGGTAAAGTGATTGATTCGGAAACAAAATTACCTATAGAAATGGCAATAGTCAGTATCTATAGAATAGGAGAGACCAGCGCTTTTTATGATTTGAGCACAGATCGAAATGGTGTTTTTTCAATTAATAATCTTTTAAATGGCGACTATCGTATCACTATAGATTTTATAAGCTATCAAACGTTAGTTTTAAATTCTGTAATCATAAAACCTACAGCTATAGCAGTAAATCTTGGTAATGTTTTACTTGTCTCATCGTCCAATGAACTTGATGAAGTAAAAATAGTTGCAAAGACAGCAACGCTACAAAATAAGATTGATAAAATGGTTTATAATACTTCCAATGATCTTACAAGTCAGGGTGGAGTTGCCACTGATGTTTTGAAAAAGATTCCTATGGTCAGTATTGATATTGACGGCAATGTAGAATTACAAGGCAATACTAATATTCGTTTTTTAATTAACGGAAAGTCATCCAGTATATTTGGAGCGAGTGTTTCAGAAGCATTACAGTCCATACCTGCAAGTCAGATTAAAAGTGTAGAAGTTATTACAAGTCCAGGGGCCAAATATGATGCTTCGGGTACGGGAGGAATTATAAACATTGTTTTGAAGGAAAGTAAAATTCAAGGAATTAACAGTAGTATTAATTTATCAGCAGGTACGCGTTTGGAAAATGGTTCATTTAATTTAAATGCACGCAAAGGAAATTTTGGGGTTGGCATTTATTTTAGTGGCAACAAACAATTAAAGACAATAACAAAAAGTTCCAGCGACCGTGTATCATACAATATTGCTAAAGATAGTATTGACAGATTGTATCAAAATGGGGTGAGTCCTTTTACAAGAAGCGGGTATCAAACAGGGGTAAATTTTAATTGGAGCATAACTGAAAAAAATGAGTTAACGGCTACTTTGGGTTACAATTATTTTGCAAATAATACATCGGGAATGATATCGCAAAATCAAATATCCTCTTTATCTGACGGAACAATTTTTTCAGAGATAATCAGTGAAAGAAACGCTACCAGTAATTTTAAAAATAAAGCAACCGATTGGAGTTTAGGCTATAAAAAAGCTTTTGAAAAAGAAGATCAGGAATTAAATGTATTAATTACTTCCAGTTATGGCAGAAGTGCCAATGGAGCAGGACAACAAACCAGTTATCAAGATGCTGCTTATTCTACATCAGGACTGCAAAGCACTAATCCGGGCCAAGATCATCAAGTAGAGTTGTCTTTAGATTTTGTGCGACCTATTGTTAAAGGATTTACATTAGATATCGGATCCAAGATAGCTTTAGAGGATATAAATAATAATGTGGTTACCGATACTTTAGCTGTTGATGGTTCTTATGTAAATAATCAGGGGCAAACTTATGGTTTTAAATATAAGCGCAATATCTATGCAGCTTATTTATCAAGCACTTTTTCTTTATTTAATAATTTTTTAGTGGGTAATGCGGGCTTGCGTTATGAGCGTACCAATACTACAGCTAATTTTGTTAGAGTTACTATACCTGATTATAATATTTTTGCTCCATCCTTTACTGTTCAGCATCAGTTTAGTGATGATAACTCTATAAAGTTTGCTTATAATTATCGTATCGAAAGACCGGATTATGAAGAGCTTAATCCTTTTTTTAATATTAGTGACCCTCATAACATCAGTGTTGGGAACCCTTTTTTGAAACCTGAAATAAGTAACCGATATGAACTTGGATACAATAAAAATTTCAATAACGGAGCAAATCTATATCTCTCGGGATACTATCGCTATAATACAGATGATATTCAGCCTCTGACAACATTTCATTCTACACTAACCATTAATGGAACTGATTATACGGATGTAACACTGACACAACGTTATAATATTGGTTCTCAAACCAATATTGGAGCAAGCGTTTTTGGGTCAATATCGGTATATGAAAAATTAAACTTAAGATCAACTATTGAATTTGGAGAACGAACCAATACAGCACCCGGTCTTGGGAGTGTCAGTGGTTTTGTTTATAGGGCTAATTTAAATTTAAGCTATCAGTTTGAACCCACTATGATGGGGGAAATTTTTGGAAACTATCGGTCTTCTCAGAAAAATCTAAGAGGAGAACGCCCGGCATCTTTTCTTTACAATATAGCTGTGAGAAAACAGTTTTTGAATAAAAATGCAAGCGTAGGAATCACAATGACTAATCCTTTCAGTAAATACCTGAATCAAAGATCAACCAGTTATGGAGAAAGTTTTAATCAAGTAAATGTTAAGGAAGTGCCTGTTCAATCTTTCGGTATTTCCTTTAGTTATAAATTTGGAAAGCTTGAATTCAAAAAAGGAGAATCAAATGAAAGTAATGGACAGCCTGAACCGGCATTTTAA
- a CDS encoding helix-turn-helix domain-containing protein yields MNRKKQTVFPKHQMTLEQMGENIKLARKRRKLTAIQVAERADIVRTTLYQIEKGNPSVAIGAYFNVLRVLGLQDDFLKLAADDELGRKLQDLELLK; encoded by the coding sequence ATGAACAGAAAGAAACAAACCGTTTTTCCTAAGCACCAAATGACATTAGAGCAGATGGGAGAAAACATAAAACTAGCCAGAAAAAGAAGAAAGCTAACTGCTATTCAGGTAGCAGAAAGAGCAGATATTGTTAGGACTACTTTATATCAAATAGAAAAAGGTAATCCTAGCGTTGCTATTGGTGCTTATTTTAATGTGCTAAGAGTATTAGGACTTCAGGATGATTTTTTAAAACTCGCTGCAGATGATGAACTGGGAAGAAAACTCCAGGATCTTGAACTCTTAAAATAA